In a genomic window of Leifsonia xyli subsp. cynodontis DSM 46306:
- the alaS gene encoding alanine--tRNA ligase encodes MQTAEIHRRWLDFFARRGHTVVPSASLVSDDPSLLFTVAGMVPFVPYLTGVVPAPFPRATSVQKCIRTLDIEEVGKTPRHGTFFQMCGNFSFGDYFKEQAITFAWDLLTTAEAEGGLGFAPEDLWVTVYEEDDEAREIWRRVSGLPDERIQGLGKDTNYWSTGQPGPAGPCSEIFFDRGPAYGIDGGPATDDDRYVEIWNLVFMQYLRGEGTGKNDFEILGDLPKKNIDTGLGLERVAFLKQGVDNMYEIDQVRPVLDRAAELAGKPYGHEAHEDDVRLRVVADHVRSALMLMTDGVTPSNEGRGYVLRRLLRRTVRAMRLLGVETATFPELFPVSRDAMKAAYPEVETEFARTSQLAYAEEETFLRTLASGTSILDIAVANTQKAGKKELAGDTAFLLHDTYGFPIDLTLEMAEEAGLSVDRGAFDTLMADQRARAKADAKAKKTALADLSVYSGFRALGETVFTGYTELETESSVLGLIVDGRSVTKAGEGQVAEIVLGATALYAESGGQDADAGTIVGPGYELDVLDVQKPVKGLISHKVLVRSGEVGVGAPATSLVDADYRRGAKQAHSGTHIIHAALRQVLGSNAHQSGSYNKAGYLRLDFSWNQALSPETRSEIEEISNSAIRQNLEVTTRELPLAEAKALGAMALFGEKYGDTVRVVDIGGPWSRELCAGTHVARSTEIGMINLVSESSVGSTNRRVESLVGLEAFKDLALERTIVSQLSSSLKTPREQLPEKIADLMASLKAAEKRIQAFEARAVLDRVPGLLEAVSRRGAVQVVAADAGTLSTADDLRLLAITVRDRLGSDPATVALAAIADGKPVVIVATNQAARDAGVTAGALAKTAAGVLGGGGGGKADLAQGGGTDATAIPAALAAVSVAIG; translated from the coding sequence ATGCAGACTGCCGAAATCCACCGCCGCTGGCTCGACTTCTTCGCCCGGCGCGGCCACACCGTCGTCCCGTCCGCCTCGCTGGTGAGCGATGACCCCTCGCTGTTGTTCACGGTGGCGGGGATGGTGCCCTTCGTCCCGTACCTGACCGGTGTCGTGCCCGCGCCGTTCCCGCGGGCGACGAGTGTGCAGAAGTGCATCCGCACGCTCGACATCGAGGAGGTCGGCAAGACGCCGCGGCACGGCACGTTCTTCCAGATGTGCGGCAACTTCTCCTTCGGCGACTACTTCAAGGAACAGGCGATCACCTTCGCCTGGGATCTGCTCACGACGGCGGAGGCCGAGGGCGGCCTCGGCTTCGCCCCGGAGGACCTCTGGGTCACGGTGTACGAGGAGGACGACGAGGCGCGCGAGATCTGGCGGCGTGTCTCGGGGCTGCCCGATGAGCGCATCCAGGGTCTCGGCAAGGACACGAACTACTGGTCCACCGGGCAGCCGGGGCCCGCTGGGCCGTGCTCGGAGATCTTCTTCGACCGCGGTCCGGCGTACGGGATCGATGGCGGTCCCGCGACGGACGACGACCGCTACGTGGAGATCTGGAACCTTGTCTTCATGCAGTATCTACGGGGCGAGGGCACCGGCAAGAACGATTTCGAGATCCTCGGCGATCTGCCGAAGAAGAACATCGACACCGGGCTGGGGCTGGAGCGCGTCGCGTTCCTCAAACAGGGCGTCGACAACATGTACGAGATCGACCAGGTGCGCCCGGTGCTCGACCGCGCGGCGGAGCTGGCGGGCAAGCCCTATGGGCACGAGGCCCACGAGGACGATGTGCGCCTCCGCGTGGTGGCCGACCATGTCCGCAGCGCGCTGATGCTCATGACAGACGGGGTCACGCCCTCCAACGAGGGCCGCGGCTATGTGCTGCGGCGCCTGCTGCGGCGCACGGTGCGCGCGATGCGTCTGCTCGGCGTAGAGACGGCGACCTTCCCCGAGCTGTTCCCGGTCTCGCGCGACGCGATGAAGGCCGCGTATCCCGAGGTGGAGACCGAGTTCGCGCGCACCTCCCAGCTGGCCTACGCGGAGGAGGAGACCTTCCTGCGCACGCTCGCGTCGGGCACCAGCATCCTGGACATCGCGGTCGCGAACACGCAGAAGGCCGGCAAGAAGGAGCTCGCGGGCGACACCGCGTTCCTGCTGCACGACACCTACGGCTTCCCGATCGACCTGACGCTGGAGATGGCGGAGGAGGCAGGGCTCAGCGTGGATCGCGGTGCGTTCGACACGCTCATGGCCGACCAGCGCGCCCGCGCGAAGGCGGACGCGAAGGCGAAGAAGACGGCGCTGGCCGATCTCTCCGTCTACTCCGGCTTCCGTGCGCTCGGCGAGACCGTCTTCACCGGCTACACCGAGCTGGAGACCGAGTCGAGCGTGCTCGGGCTCATCGTCGACGGGCGCTCCGTGACCAAGGCGGGCGAGGGCCAGGTGGCCGAGATCGTCCTGGGCGCGACCGCGCTGTACGCCGAGTCGGGTGGTCAGGACGCCGACGCCGGCACGATCGTCGGCCCGGGCTACGAACTCGACGTGCTCGATGTGCAGAAGCCGGTCAAGGGGCTCATCAGCCACAAGGTGCTCGTGCGAAGCGGCGAAGTCGGTGTGGGCGCCCCGGCGACGAGCCTGGTGGATGCGGACTACCGCCGCGGTGCGAAGCAGGCGCACTCGGGCACCCACATCATCCACGCTGCCCTCCGCCAGGTGCTCGGCTCCAACGCGCATCAATCCGGTTCGTACAACAAAGCGGGCTACCTGCGGCTCGACTTCTCGTGGAACCAGGCCCTCTCGCCGGAGACCCGGAGCGAGATCGAGGAGATCTCGAACAGCGCGATCCGCCAGAACCTCGAGGTGACCACCCGCGAGCTGCCGCTCGCGGAAGCCAAAGCGCTCGGGGCGATGGCGCTGTTCGGCGAGAAATACGGCGACACGGTTCGCGTCGTCGACATCGGCGGACCCTGGTCGCGCGAACTCTGCGCGGGCACGCATGTCGCGCGCAGCACCGAGATCGGCATGATCAACCTCGTCAGCGAGTCGTCGGTGGGTTCGACCAACCGCCGTGTGGAGTCGCTGGTCGGACTCGAAGCCTTCAAGGATCTCGCCCTCGAGCGCACGATCGTCTCGCAGCTGTCCAGCTCGCTGAAGACGCCGCGGGAGCAGCTGCCCGAGAAGATCGCCGACCTCATGGCGAGTCTGAAAGCGGCGGAGAAGCGCATCCAGGCGTTCGAGGCCCGCGCGGTGCTCGACCGGGTGCCGGGCCTGCTCGAAGCGGTGTCGCGTCGTGGCGCGGTGCAGGTGGTCGCGGCCGATGCGGGCACGCTGAGCACAGCGGACGATCTGCGCCTGCTCGCCATCACGGTGCGTGACCGGCTCGGCTCCGATCCGGCGACGGTCGCCCTGGCGGCGATCGCGGATGGCAAGCCGGTCGTGATCGTGGCGACGAACCAGGCCGCACGGGACGCCGGCGTCACCGCGGGCGCGCTCGCCAAGACCGCCGCGGGCGTCCTGGGCGGCGGCGGCGGCGGCAAGGCCGATCTGGCGCAGGGCGGTGGCACGGACGCGACCGCGATTCCGGCCGCACTCGCCGCCGTCAGTGTGGCGATCGGATAG
- the ruvX gene encoding Holliday junction resolvase RuvX: protein MRSGVRLGIDVGTVRIGVSRSDPHGMLATPYETIARSEDAADRRRIAEIVTDLGVVEIVVGLPLALSGARTASTADAVAFAEALVAEVGAPVRLVDERLSTVSAHSALRSSGKNAKSSRPVVDQAAAAIILQHALDAERATTRPPGYSVEPRIGP from the coding sequence GTGCGCAGCGGTGTTCGGCTCGGCATCGACGTGGGTACGGTGCGGATCGGCGTGAGCCGCTCCGACCCGCACGGGATGCTGGCGACGCCGTACGAAACGATCGCTCGCTCCGAGGACGCGGCGGATCGGCGCAGGATCGCCGAGATCGTGACGGATCTCGGCGTCGTCGAGATCGTCGTCGGGCTGCCCCTGGCCCTCTCGGGCGCGCGCACCGCCTCCACAGCCGATGCCGTCGCGTTCGCGGAAGCGCTCGTCGCCGAGGTGGGCGCTCCAGTGCGTCTCGTGGACGAACGGCTCTCGACCGTCTCGGCCCATTCGGCGCTCCGGTCTTCCGGAAAGAATGCGAAAAGTTCTCGTCCTGTTGTCGATCAGGCCGCCGCCGCGATAATTTTGCAGCACGCGCTCGACGCGGAGCGCGCCACCACCCGTCCGCCAGGCTATTCCGTCGAACCCAGGATTGGACCTTAG
- the mltG gene encoding endolytic transglycosylase MltG gives MPQNPQERPDLPVFPAVTGQPLTRREAREARAAEQTRDGAASGDEAEGSGTGQRNPRASGPWTTSSAQSPARSAGFPGLDFDAVITGPVATSGGGNAEGFPPGQRDPVPAASRHGSDHFAAERDEYGNRPLQQVGRDGAGPDESPLGWWQQDTLSREEPKRRRRWVRRLVVFVVIVAVLGGLAAGAYVFFQPQAERVLAAILPKDDDYKGNGAGQVMFTIKSGDTGDTIATNLHKAGVTKSHDAFYMLLLRQKPEPEFQPGVFKLAKQMSALAALIALQDPASRVASSVTIPEGTAEADALKTVSERTGIPLAQLQQAATAPADFGLPAEAKTLEGFLFPATYTFAPGVSAHDAIKMMVDRMFQSLDAAKVAPADRWKTIVLASIVQREAGLKDDYPKVARVFLNRLAQGWDLQSDATVAYGNGNTHRVETTDAERADAGNPYNTYVHSGLPVGPISNPGDLAINAVMHPADGPWMFFVTWNLQTGETIFSTTTAEHDAAVAKWRQWMKDNPGYE, from the coding sequence TTGCCGCAGAACCCGCAGGAGAGACCGGACCTGCCTGTCTTCCCCGCTGTCACCGGGCAGCCGCTGACCCGTCGCGAGGCGAGGGAAGCGCGTGCGGCGGAGCAGACGCGGGACGGGGCTGCCAGCGGGGACGAGGCCGAGGGTTCGGGAACGGGTCAGCGCAATCCGCGCGCATCTGGGCCGTGGACGACGTCGTCGGCGCAATCGCCCGCCCGATCCGCCGGTTTCCCCGGGCTGGACTTCGACGCCGTCATCACCGGACCGGTCGCGACCTCCGGAGGCGGGAACGCCGAGGGGTTTCCGCCCGGTCAGCGCGACCCGGTCCCTGCCGCCTCCCGTCACGGCTCGGACCACTTCGCAGCGGAGAGAGACGAGTACGGGAATCGCCCCCTGCAGCAGGTCGGGCGCGACGGGGCGGGTCCGGACGAGTCGCCCCTGGGCTGGTGGCAGCAGGACACGCTTTCGCGCGAAGAGCCGAAGCGGAGACGGCGTTGGGTGCGTCGCCTCGTCGTGTTCGTCGTGATCGTCGCGGTGCTGGGCGGTCTGGCCGCTGGAGCGTACGTGTTCTTCCAGCCGCAGGCCGAGCGGGTCCTCGCCGCGATCCTGCCGAAGGACGACGATTACAAGGGGAACGGCGCCGGGCAGGTGATGTTCACGATCAAGTCGGGTGACACCGGCGACACGATCGCGACCAATCTGCACAAGGCAGGCGTGACCAAGAGCCACGATGCCTTCTACATGCTGCTGCTGCGGCAGAAGCCGGAGCCCGAGTTCCAGCCGGGGGTCTTCAAGCTCGCCAAGCAGATGAGCGCGCTGGCAGCCCTCATCGCCCTCCAGGACCCCGCTTCCCGGGTGGCCTCCTCCGTCACTATCCCGGAGGGGACGGCCGAAGCCGATGCTCTGAAGACGGTCAGCGAGAGGACCGGCATCCCGCTCGCGCAGCTGCAACAGGCTGCCACCGCGCCGGCCGACTTCGGGCTGCCGGCGGAGGCAAAGACGCTCGAGGGCTTCCTGTTCCCGGCGACCTACACGTTCGCGCCCGGCGTGAGCGCGCACGACGCGATCAAGATGATGGTGGACCGCATGTTCCAGTCGCTGGACGCTGCGAAGGTCGCCCCGGCGGACCGGTGGAAGACGATCGTGCTCGCCTCGATCGTGCAGCGAGAGGCCGGACTGAAGGACGACTATCCGAAGGTGGCGCGTGTGTTCCTCAACCGGCTAGCACAGGGCTGGGACCTCCAATCCGACGCGACCGTCGCCTACGGCAATGGAAACACGCATCGGGTGGAGACGACGGACGCCGAGCGCGCCGACGCCGGCAACCCCTATAACACCTATGTGCATTCTGGACTGCCGGTTGGCCCGATCTCCAACCCAGGGGATCTCGCGATCAACGCTGTCATGCATCCCGCAGACGGACCGTGGATGTTCTTCGTGACGTGGAACTTGCAGACCGGTGAGACGATCTTTTCGACGACTACGGCGGAGCATGACGCCGCTGTAGCGAAATGGCGGCAGTGGATGAAGGACAACCCCGGGTATGAGTAG
- a CDS encoding shikimate dehydrogenase, producing MSRTSKASSRKATGVDAAAQIAALFETQRQDEAEETAKAAEESEKPAPDEPSPERPAPEVSPENPALARPVAEPSPERPAPEVSPEKPVSDEPSPESVWVPELLPERQATDEPSPESVWVPELLPERQATDEPSPEPVWAPEPVPVQTAPPAILPGKPVVSQRPRLAVLGSPIGHSKSPDLHRAAYEVLGLDWEYGREEVVEAALPAYLDGLGEEWRGLSLTMPLKKAVIPLLTDIDRVAAETGAANTVLFDGEEVRGFNTDVGGIVRALSAAGLERVRYVHILGGGATAASALVAAAELGAERVDLHVRDLEKSLSLEPPAHGLGLRIRIRSFLQADRSLDIPELVISTLPGDVSIPVLYTDSTRRRAVLLDVAYEPWPTPLARAWQSVGGTVVSGLGMLVHQALLQVRVFVSGDPLEPLPDEEAVLRAMLAVAGVDAAGAPLEAAADTPGTSLDGAAVDAAAASLDGVGVDAVGTLPEEAAAGA from the coding sequence ATGAGTAGAACCAGCAAGGCTTCCTCTCGCAAAGCGACCGGCGTCGACGCGGCAGCGCAGATCGCTGCTCTGTTCGAGACGCAACGCCAGGACGAAGCCGAGGAGACCGCGAAGGCGGCTGAGGAGAGCGAGAAGCCGGCGCCGGATGAGCCGTCGCCGGAGAGACCGGCGCCTGAGGTGTCGCCGGAGAACCCGGCGCTGGCGAGGCCGGTTGCTGAGCCGTCGCCGGAGAGACCGGCGCCTGAGGTGTCGCCGGAGAAGCCTGTATCGGATGAGCCGTCGCCCGAGTCGGTCTGGGTCCCTGAGCTGTTGCCGGAGAGACAGGCGACGGATGAGCCGTCGCCCGAGTCGGTCTGGGTCCCTGAGCTGTTGCCGGAGAGACAGGCGACGGATGAGCCGTCGCCCGAGCCGGTCTGGGCCCCTGAACCCGTGCCCGTGCAGACGGCTCCGCCCGCGATCCTGCCTGGGAAGCCGGTGGTCTCGCAGCGTCCGCGCCTGGCGGTGCTCGGTTCGCCGATCGGGCACTCCAAATCCCCCGACCTCCACCGCGCCGCCTACGAGGTGCTGGGGCTCGACTGGGAGTACGGCCGCGAAGAGGTCGTCGAAGCCGCCTTGCCCGCCTACCTCGACGGGCTCGGAGAGGAGTGGCGTGGACTCTCGCTGACGATGCCGCTCAAGAAGGCGGTCATCCCGCTGCTCACGGATATCGACAGGGTGGCCGCGGAGACCGGTGCTGCGAACACGGTGCTGTTCGACGGCGAAGAGGTCCGCGGGTTCAACACCGATGTCGGCGGCATCGTGCGCGCGCTGTCGGCCGCGGGGCTCGAACGCGTCCGCTACGTCCACATCCTGGGTGGAGGGGCAACGGCCGCCTCCGCCCTCGTGGCGGCCGCCGAACTCGGGGCCGAGCGGGTCGACCTGCACGTCCGTGACCTGGAGAAGAGCCTGTCGCTCGAGCCGCCGGCTCACGGGCTGGGGCTGCGCATTCGCATCCGGTCCTTCCTGCAGGCCGACCGCTCGCTCGACATCCCCGAACTCGTGATCAGCACCCTGCCGGGCGACGTCTCCATTCCGGTGCTCTACACAGACTCGACGCGGCGCAGAGCCGTGCTGCTCGATGTGGCCTACGAGCCGTGGCCGACGCCCCTGGCGAGGGCATGGCAGTCCGTCGGCGGCACCGTGGTGTCGGGGCTCGGCATGCTGGTGCATCAGGCGCTGCTCCAGGTGCGCGTGTTCGTCTCCGGCGACCCGCTGGAGCCGCTGCCCGACGAAGAGGCTGTGCTCCGGGCGATGCTCGCTGTTGCGGGGGTGGACGCTGCGGGGGCGCCGCTGGAGGCGGCGGCGGACACACCCGGAACGTCGCTGGACGGCGCGGCGGTGGACGCCGCGGCGGCGTCGCTGGACGGTGTGGGCGTGGACGCCGTGGGAACGCTCCCCGAGGAGGCAGCGGCGGGAGCGTAG